The Phormidium sp. PBR-2020 DNA segment ATCGCCGTCAGTTTGCGGCAGCAACGCAACGGAATCGAGAGCCGATTTTGCAGGTTCTTCAGCGGGTGTTACCGCCCGAGGGGACGGTATTGGAGTTGGCCAGCGGAACGGGGGAACATGGGGCGTTTTTTGCGCCTCGGTTGGCCCCCCGTTTCTGGTTACCTTCAGATCCTAATCCTCTGGCCCTGGAAAGTATTGAGGCCTGGCGGCAAGATACGGGATGCGATCGCCTGTTGCCTCCGTTAGAATTGGATGCCCGTGAGGCTCAATGGACGCTGGAACGGACACCACCTCCAGAGTTACAGGACCAGCCAATTCGAGCCATGGTCTGTATCAATATGATTCATATTGCCCCTTGGCAGGCCTGTTTGGGTCTGTTGGCGGGGGCGGAACGGCTTTTGCCTCCTGGGGGTGTTCTCTATCTATATGGCCCCTATAAGGAAAATGGCCAACATACCTCGCCGAGTAATCAGGGGTTTGATTTGATGCTGCGCGATCGTGATTCAAGTTGGGGGGTGCGTGACCAAGAGGCGGTCATTGCGGCGGCTAAGGACCGCGGCCTCCAGTTTCAGGAAATGGTGGAGATGCCGGCGAATAATCGCTCGTTGGTGTTTGGGAAATAGGGAAAAGAAGGCAGTAGGCAGTAGGCAGTAGGCAGTAGGGGGACGAAAACGGAGGGGCGTATTGCAACTGGTGCGCCCAGGGATGTGGAGAATTTTCTGAGACGCGATTTAGGGGTGAGTTTCAGGGTTGCTTTTGAACTCTTGGAGCCAGGTTTTATCGAGTTCGTACCATTGGGCAAACAGACCACTTTGAGTGATTTTTACACAGGTTTCACGAGAATACTTGTGTCTCCATGGTTGTGAAATATTTCCATCAAAGTGAATTGTTAAGTCATAGCTATCTGGAGATGAGATGCAATTGTATAGTTCCTCTCTCCAATTCAAGGGGTGATGAGTTCTATAAAAAAGAGAGGGATTTTGAATCCAAGTTGTCGTGCAAGAAATAATTAATATTAGAAAGCAAAGTCCTTTGAGAAAGCTAGGTTTTAGGCGAGCAATGCTTTGTGAGGGTATCCCATAAATTGCTATCAGAAAAATAGAGATAAATATATAAGGAAAAAAGAAATATCGGGGGCCAGCGAGAAATGGATGAATTTCCAAATTCGTCCTTAGCCATGAGGCTAGAATTGTACTTAAAACCGCTAAAAAAGCGATTGATGTATTAAAAAAATCCGATTTTCTCAAACGTAACGTATTATAGAGGGCAAAGCTACCAATCAATACAAACGCCAGACTCAGGATATAGGATATGAAATTGGGTCTTGAAAAAAAGCTATTGTACGTAATATAAGTTCCAATCAATTGAGGTAAAGCCATGTAAAACTTAGAACTATCAATCTTCTCACTGACCTGACTCAGGGAGAAATACATCTGAATCGCCGACAGTGCAGACCATAAACCTAAAATGACGTAGTTGAACCTAGCTCGGGTAATATAGGCTTTGATTATCATAGTGGGGATGAGAACAATCGATATTGGTGAACCGAGACAGCCTAAAGTAGTCGAGACTATAATCATGAATTTTGATGTTTTACTTTTGGCTTTTGATGACGCAAGTAACGGAACCAGAAGCAACAACGATGTCCACCAAAATATGTAGAGGGGGGTTGAAAAAACTTCAGGGTCGTAGGGTAGCAAGGCGATAATAATCGGCAAATACTCCTTCTTGGGTAATTCAATCAGACTCGACGTAAGAATGACCATGACTAAAATGGTAATGGTCATCGTTAGTAAATAGGCGATTTCAGGATAAAATAAGCCTGAGATTGATAAGCTGGAGAGGGTAATAATTTTAGACGGGATAATTAGATAGCCGTTGACGGGTATTAATAAACTTGACCAGCCATGTTCAATGGCTTGGGGGATATTAAACACTCCATCCTCATTCCAAACGGAGGGATAAAGGGCATCAGCCGGCCGTCTGAGTAGATATAAAACCGTGAAGAGTGCCAGGTTTATCAGGCGAATTTGCTGCCATCTAGCTGGTTTAGAGTTGACTGTCATCAAAATAAAATACAGAGTCAAAAATGTGATGATGCTGAACGCTCTAAATTCTGAGTGCAATGCTCCCAATCCATTAAGCAGAGTCAGTCGAATTACAGAGGAGAGGAAAACTCTCATACCGAGGCAGATTTTATCCTAAATCCCACAGTCCAACAAGTAATAACACGGAAGTATAGCCATGAAAATTTTAGCAATCGAAGATTGACTTAGGACTCTGAGTTGGGAAAGACTTCCCCACCTATTGCCTGTTGCCTTCTTTTCCCCAGTTTTTTTGTCCTATTCAGACCAATTTTTGCTATCACAGACATATTTAAGGGATCTCCGAGAAAGTATTGACTTAAAAATCAACGTTGGCGCAATAAAAAAGCCGGCGTAATGCCGACCCAGTGAAAACCAACCAAAACCAATCACGTTAGCTCTGATAACCATGAGGAAACTTCTCGGCATCCCTGGGGGAGTCGAAAGAATCTCATTAGAGCTAAGGGGATTGTAACAAAGATTACCAGCTTTTTGTCACAAAACTTCAAATTTCCCCGAATTTGTGATTGGCGACAGCGATTAGCGGACAAATTAGCGGACAAACTGTGGCATGACTTCAGCGGCAGTGAAGAGTCCGTGAAGGCCGCGACGGTGGAGGCTAATCCCCGCTTTGAGGTAGCCGAAGGCGGGACCGCAGACGTTAGCGGCCATGCTGGTGTCGTCGCCGAGGGTGAAGGTGTGGGTGGAGATTTTGCCGTCGAAGGTGCGGCCGGTGACTTGGACGTTGGTGCTGAGGGGTTTTTTGGCGTTGCGGGTATCGACGATGCCGCCGACGGTGACGCGATCGCGATCGACAATGCCGGCTAACTCTAACATGATGTCATCGGCGTGCTCCATATTCTCTAACTTGAGAATGCCGTTGGTTTTGTCTAAGAGTGCGGTCACTTCGTCATCACTCATGGCCCGGGCCGTCTCCACATCGTAGCCTGGCATATGAGCAATATCTTCGCGGATGGTGGAGCGATAGGCCTCCCAGTTGGCAATCCCCACGCCGAAGGTGATGGCCACGTGATGGATTTCGGCGTAACTTTGCGCGGCTAAAGCGGCGGCGGCGGTGAGAAGTCCTGGGGTGGCACCACAGCCGGTCATGTAGGTGATTCCGGCGGCTTGCAGCTCATCTTGTAACCCCAGCAGTTGTTCTACGGCACTGGTTCGTTTTAAGGCATCCACTAACACCCCTTTCCAGCCAGAGGCGATAAATTGACGGGCCACCGTAGCCATAAAGGTGTTGGGGAGATTGGGAAGGGCCAGGAAATAGCCATCAACTTGGGGTGCGGCGGCGATTAAGTCCTGGATACTTTGGTCACTGAGAACCCCTTGGCTGTCTAAGTATCCGACGGAACCGCGATCGCGGGTTACAGTAATGAGAGCATCGGCATCAAGTCCCTCGGGGGTGTAGGCGTAGCCTTGGCCATCAGCGACGGCACAAAAACGCATCTCCTGTTTAGGACTCAGAAGACGACAGGCCGCTTGTCCCAGGCCGCCGAAGCCTAATATGCCGACGGAGAGGGGGGAAGTTTGGTTAACAGTCATAGGACGTTCATCGTTGAAAACAGACTAATTCCCCATTATCTCCCCCTGCGGTCGGTTTCGATACCCGGTTGGGACAAGAGTAGGGGCAAAAATTTCCCCTCCTGGGAGGGGCTAGGGGTGGGTTATGCCCCTATAAGTGAGGGAATTTGTGTTACGATCCCCCCAATTTGGGGTGTTTGTCGTCCAAGTCTTGCGGTTTTAGGACAGCCCCTGGACAGTAGTGTTGTTGTGGTCTGTGTAAGAGAGTTCTTATGTCTATTGTCTTGGTGACTGGCTCGGCTGGCTTGATTGGTTCGGAGTCGGTTCGTTTTTTTTGTGAGAAAGGCTTTACCGTGGTTGGGATTGACAACAATCTACGGGAGTCGTTTTTCGGGGAGGGTGCCTCAACCCTGTGGAATCGCGATCGCCTACAACAGAAGTATGGCGACCACTATATCCATCACAACAGTGATATTCGCGATCGCTCGGCCATGGAGAGCCTGTTTAAAACCTATAATCGTGAGATTGGCCTGATTATCCATACGGCGGCCCAACCTTCCCACGATTGGGCCGCGCGAGATCCCTTTACAGATTTCACCGTTAACGCGAACGGAACCCTGAACCTCCTAGAACAGACTCGCCAACATTGTCCCGAGGCGGTCTTTATTTTTTGTTCGACTAACAAAGTCTACGGCGATAATCCCAACCGGCTGCCTCTGGTGGAACTTGAGCGCCGTTGGGAGATTGAAGAGGGTCATCCCTTCTACAATGGCATTGACGAGTCGATGAGCATTGACCATTGTAAGCATTCCCTGTTTGGGGCCTCCAAGGTGGCGGCGGATGTGTTGGTTCAGGAATATGGCCGCTACTTTGAAATGAAAACTGCCTGCTTCCGAGGGGGATGTCTCACGGGACCGAGTCATTCCGGGGCAGAGTTGCATGGCTTTCTCTCCTATTTAATGAAATGTACGGTCACCGGAACTCCCTATAAGGTCTATGGCTATAAGGGAAAACAAGTCCGGGACAACATTCACAGCTACGACTTGGTGAATGCCTTTTATCACTTCTATCAACAGCCCCGGGTGGCGGAAACCTACAATATTGGCGGCGGACGGGAAAGCAACTGCTCAATGCTAGAGGCGATCGCTCAATGTGAGGAAATCGCTGAGAAACAGCTCAACTGGGAGTATCAAGAGAGCAATCGCAGTGGCGATCATATTTGGTGGATTGGCAATTTGGGTCGCTTTAAGTCCCATTACCCGGAGTGGGAGTTGACCTACGGAGTCCCGGAAATCCTCAAAGAAATTTATAGTCAAAACCTCGATCGCTGGTAAAAGGCTGCTGGGTTAGGTTTGTTGTGACGAGATTAAGGATGATATGAAAGTTGTTCAAAGAGTCTGGCAAAAACGTGCCGTTCGCTTCCTATTTGGGGGAGGGGTAGCCGCAGCCTTCAATCTGCTGTTGATGTTTTTGTTCATTGAGGTCGCTGGCTGGGATACCACGGTACTACGTAATGCCGCCAATATCATCTCGATTGAGTTATCGCTGCTGTTTAGCTTCGTCATTTACCGGATTTGGGTCTGGCGGGGGGGGACTTGGGGATGGCGAGAGGTGCTACTGCGTCAACTTCCCCTCTATCATCTCTCCGCTGGGGCATCTGTGGTCTTGCGGGTGTTTGCCATCTTCCCCCTCCTGGATTGGTTGGGGGTGAGTTATGGGGTGAATACCCTGGTGGGGGTGTTGGTGAGTGCGGTGTTTAACTACATTGTTAGCGATCGCCTGGTGTTCCGCGATCGCCCTTCAGAAAATGCTCAACTCTACCGGCCCGAAGGCTTAGAAGCGGCCTTCCCAGATTCAAAAAAGACTCACGAGGGGACTGAGGAGGGTGTCCAGGCCCCGGTTTCCCTATTTTCCATTGTCATTCCGGCCTATAACGAAGAGGGATCAATCACAGAAACCGTCACCGCCATTACCGAACGACTAGAGCGACATCAGGTTCCCTATGAAATTGTCGTGGTCAATGATAATAGCCGCGATCGCACCGAAACCGTCTTACAACACCTCAGCCAAGAGAATCCCCGCGTTCGCTACGTCAACAACTACTACCCCAACGGCTTCGGCTTTGCTCTGCGTTGTGGCTTAGAACAGTTTAACGGCGATGCGGTGGCGATCGTCATGGCCGACGCCTCGGACTCTCCCGAGGACATCCTCACCTACTATCACCTCCTGCAAGAAGGCTACGATTGCGTCTTTGGCTCTCGTTTTGTGCGCGGAGGAGAGGTGATCGACTATCCTCGTCACAAATTAGTGGTGAACCGTCTGGCCAATCTCTTTATCCAGGTTCTCTTTGGCCTCGGCTACAACGACACCACCAACGCCTTCAAAGCCTACCGTCGCGAAGTGATTGAGGGTATCCACCCGATTCTCTCCCACCATTTCAACCTCACCGTCGAACTTCCCCTAAAATCCATTGTCCGAGGATATAGCTACGTCACCACTCCCATTCGCTGGCAAAACCGCAAAGCGGGCGTCTCCAAGCTAAAAATCAAAGAAATGGGCAGTCGTTACCTGTTTATCGTCCTCTACGTGCTTCTCGAACGTTGGCTATCACGGGGGGACTACCGCCGTCAAGCCACTGCGAGAGTCGTCACACCCACCCCAGCCGAAGCCGTTTCCTCTGGAAAACAGAATCCCTAATCCTGCATCGATTACCCAGTCCCATGACTCAGAATGTTTTAATTACCGGAGGTGCCGGATTTGTCGGCAGTTCCCTGGCCTTAGGCTTCGCACAACGCTATCCCAACTGGCAAATTACCGCCTTAGATAACCTGAAGCGGCGGGGATCAGAATTGAATCTTCCCCGTCTCAAGGCGGCGGGAATTGAGTTTGTCCATGGAGATATCCGCAACCCGGAAGACTTAGATCCCCAGCGACTGCACCCCGATTTAATTCTCGAATGTTCCGCTGAACCCTCGGTGTTGGCGGGATATGGCTCGCCGGGATATCTCTTACAAACCAATTTAGTGGGAACCGTTAACTGTTTGGAGTTGGCCCGTCAGACTCAAGCCGATTTTGTCTTTCTCTCCACCAGTCGGGTTTATCCCATTTCCTATCTCAGCCAACTGAACTACGACGAAACCGAGACCGGCTTTGCGCTACAGGAGGAACAGCCGTTTGCGGGAGTTTCCCCCTATGGGATTGCCGAAGATTTCCCCCTCGATCGCGCGCGATCGCTCTATGGAACCACGAAACTAGCCTCGGAACTGCTGATTGCTGAATATGCGGATGCCTATAATCTGCGAACCCTCGTCAATCGCTGTGGAGTCTTGACGGGGCCCTGGCAAATGGGAAAAGTCGATCAGGGGGTGTTCGCCTTATGGGTGGCCCGCCATTATTTCCAGAAACCCCTGAAATATATCGGCTATGGGGGGACGGGTAAACAGGTTCGGGATTTCCTCCATGTGGAGGATTTGCTGGATTTGCTGGATTTACAGCTTCAGAACTTCGATCGCCTTCAGGGAGAAACCTTTAATGTTGGGGGAGGCTTTGAGAATCAGGTGTCTCTCTTAGAAACTACCCAGATTTGTCAGGAGATCACCGGGAGGGCGATCGAAATTACCCCAGTTCCCGAAACACGTCCCGGTGATATTCCCATTTTTATCACAGACTCCCGTAAAGTGATGTCTCAGGTCGACTGGACCCCTAAACGGGGGATTCAGCGTACCCTTCAGGATATTTATGATTGGATTGTTCGTGAGGAAACCCAAGTTAAGGGCATTTTTCTCTAAGGTTCTCGGAGTGAATGGAGCTATACTCAGGACGAACCTCCAGAACCCTTAGGATAGAGACCCAATCA contains these protein-coding regions:
- a CDS encoding NAD-dependent epimerase/dehydratase family protein; amino-acid sequence: MTQNVLITGGAGFVGSSLALGFAQRYPNWQITALDNLKRRGSELNLPRLKAAGIEFVHGDIRNPEDLDPQRLHPDLILECSAEPSVLAGYGSPGYLLQTNLVGTVNCLELARQTQADFVFLSTSRVYPISYLSQLNYDETETGFALQEEQPFAGVSPYGIAEDFPLDRARSLYGTTKLASELLIAEYADAYNLRTLVNRCGVLTGPWQMGKVDQGVFALWVARHYFQKPLKYIGYGGTGKQVRDFLHVEDLLDLLDLQLQNFDRLQGETFNVGGGFENQVSLLETTQICQEITGRAIEITPVPETRPGDIPIFITDSRKVMSQVDWTPKRGIQRTLQDIYDWIVREETQVKGIFL
- a CDS encoding DUF938 domain-containing protein translates to MIEQPRDRRQFAAATQRNREPILQVLQRVLPPEGTVLELASGTGEHGAFFAPRLAPRFWLPSDPNPLALESIEAWRQDTGCDRLLPPLELDAREAQWTLERTPPPELQDQPIRAMVCINMIHIAPWQACLGLLAGAERLLPPGGVLYLYGPYKENGQHTSPSNQGFDLMLRDRDSSWGVRDQEAVIAAAKDRGLQFQEMVEMPANNRSLVFGK
- a CDS encoding NAD-dependent epimerase/dehydratase family protein, which codes for MSIVLVTGSAGLIGSESVRFFCEKGFTVVGIDNNLRESFFGEGASTLWNRDRLQQKYGDHYIHHNSDIRDRSAMESLFKTYNREIGLIIHTAAQPSHDWAARDPFTDFTVNANGTLNLLEQTRQHCPEAVFIFCSTNKVYGDNPNRLPLVELERRWEIEEGHPFYNGIDESMSIDHCKHSLFGASKVAADVLVQEYGRYFEMKTACFRGGCLTGPSHSGAELHGFLSYLMKCTVTGTPYKVYGYKGKQVRDNIHSYDLVNAFYHFYQQPRVAETYNIGGGRESNCSMLEAIAQCEEIAEKQLNWEYQESNRSGDHIWWIGNLGRFKSHYPEWELTYGVPEILKEIYSQNLDRW
- a CDS encoding saccharopine dehydrogenase-like oxidoreductase — its product is MTVNQTSPLSVGILGFGGLGQAACRLLSPKQEMRFCAVADGQGYAYTPEGLDADALITVTRDRGSVGYLDSQGVLSDQSIQDLIAAAPQVDGYFLALPNLPNTFMATVARQFIASGWKGVLVDALKRTSAVEQLLGLQDELQAAGITYMTGCGATPGLLTAAAALAAQSYAEIHHVAITFGVGIANWEAYRSTIREDIAHMPGYDVETARAMSDDEVTALLDKTNGILKLENMEHADDIMLELAGIVDRDRVTVGGIVDTRNAKKPLSTNVQVTGRTFDGKISTHTFTLGDDTSMAANVCGPAFGYLKAGISLHRRGLHGLFTAAEVMPQFVR
- a CDS encoding glycosyltransferase, whose translation is MKVVQRVWQKRAVRFLFGGGVAAAFNLLLMFLFIEVAGWDTTVLRNAANIISIELSLLFSFVIYRIWVWRGGTWGWREVLLRQLPLYHLSAGASVVLRVFAIFPLLDWLGVSYGVNTLVGVLVSAVFNYIVSDRLVFRDRPSENAQLYRPEGLEAAFPDSKKTHEGTEEGVQAPVSLFSIVIPAYNEEGSITETVTAITERLERHQVPYEIVVVNDNSRDRTETVLQHLSQENPRVRYVNNYYPNGFGFALRCGLEQFNGDAVAIVMADASDSPEDILTYYHLLQEGYDCVFGSRFVRGGEVIDYPRHKLVVNRLANLFIQVLFGLGYNDTTNAFKAYRREVIEGIHPILSHHFNLTVELPLKSIVRGYSYVTTPIRWQNRKAGVSKLKIKEMGSRYLFIVLYVLLERWLSRGDYRRQATARVVTPTPAEAVSSGKQNP